In one Candidatus Thorarchaeota archaeon genomic region, the following are encoded:
- a CDS encoding PadR family transcriptional regulator: MCQPRHGSCHYPGRGNVQLLILRLLHANPSHGYQIMEDLEQITGGNYVPEAGSIYTILRRMEKKGLVISEWKDKESGANRRVYTLTEDGIHVLRDGLEMVRQRRHLMDNLIQYYEKHFAEPKEGDD; this comes from the coding sequence ATGTGCCAACCAAGACATGGTTCCTGTCATTATCCTGGAAGAGGCAATGTCCAACTGCTGATTCTGCGACTGCTACATGCTAATCCTTCGCATGGTTATCAGATAATGGAGGATTTAGAGCAGATTACCGGGGGAAATTATGTCCCCGAGGCGGGCTCAATATACACAATTCTAAGAAGGATGGAAAAGAAGGGGCTTGTAATATCGGAGTGGAAAGACAAGGAGTCCGGTGCTAATCGCAGAGTCTATACACTGACGGAGGACGGAATCCATGTATTACGGGACGGGTTGGAGATGGTGAGGCAAAGGAGGCACCTGATGGATAATCTGATTCAGTATTACGAGAAGCACTTTGCGGAACCGAAAGAAGGAGATGACTGA
- a CDS encoding putative zinc-binding protein yields MSTNHESLIYTCYGGLSNTGLIAGLSALEAVKEVGLKKAGISCLASLACDDKPARKKSESTKAIITVDGCPKECSRRLVEEAGYTPAASITVTGDTDISKISLAKDLDDEPKPVMDYIEPGDIEKVTELIVDAIEENT; encoded by the coding sequence GTGTCAACAAATCATGAATCTTTAATCTATACGTGTTATGGCGGACTATCAAATACCGGGCTTATTGCAGGGCTTTCAGCACTTGAGGCTGTCAAAGAAGTTGGTTTGAAAAAGGCTGGTATTTCATGTCTGGCTTCGCTTGCATGTGACGATAAGCCGGCTCGCAAAAAGTCTGAATCAACCAAAGCCATCATCACGGTTGACGGATGTCCCAAGGAATGTTCCAGACGTCTCGTCGAAGAAGCAGGATACACACCGGCAGCGTCAATAACCGTTACAGGAGATACGGATATATCAAAAATCAGTTTGGCAAAAGACCTTGATGATGAGCCAAAACCCGTCATGGACTATATTGAACCTGGTGATATTGAAAAGGTAACGGAATTAATCGTCGACGCAATAGAAGAAAATACATAG